The region CGCGTACAGGACGACCACGATCGCGTCCACGCCGGCCGCCGCGAGGTCGCGGGCCAGGGTCTCGGCCACCGCGTCGTTCGACTGGAGCCGCTGCACCAGGTCGGCCGGGCTGCGCTGGGAGAAGAACGTGACGGGCAGCCGCAGCAGATGGCGCAGGAAGCGGGCGCTGGAGAGGGTGGAGGAGATGATCCGGCCGTGCAGCAGGTTCGCCTGCTGGAGCCAGGTCAGCACGACGGTCAGCGCCACACAGGCGCCCATCGACGTGAACAGCACGCCCAGCAGCGAGGTCCGGCCGCCGATCAGATACGTGTCGATGTACGTCCGGCTCAACGCGGGGACCGCCGCGCCGACCGCGACCAGCAGCAGGCTCGCCAGCACGGCCGCGGGCATCGTGCCCGAGGTGCCGCGCAGCCGGGCCGGCATGGCACCCAGGACGCCCGGCTTGCGGCCGCCCTTGTGGAAGTCGGGCCCCGGCTCCATGACCAGCACCACACCCGTGAAGCTGGTGTCGAAGTCCTCCATGGGCACGAAACGGCGGCCCTTGCCGGGGTCGTTGATGTGCACGCCGCGCCGTCCGAAGCGGCGGCCCATGCCGTCGTAGACGACGTAGTGGTTGAACTCCCAGAACAGGATCGCGGGCGCCTTCACCTCGGCGAGCGCGGCCGTGTCCATCTGCATGCCCTTGGCCGTGAGGCCGTAACTGCGCGCCGCCTTGAGCAGGTTGCTGGCGCGCGAGCCGTCCCGGGAGACACCGCACGCGATGCGCAGCTCTTCGAGGGGGATGTGGCGGCCGTAGTGGCCGAGCACCATGGCGAGGGAGGCGGCGCCGCACTCCACGGCCTCCATCTGGAGGACGGTGGGGGTGCGGACCGTCTTCCCCTTCGCCTTGGGGACCGTGCGCTTGGGCGGGGCGGTGCGGCGTCTGCTCCGGGTGTCTGGTGCGGTGGTCACGGCAGGAGCCAATCGACGGGGCGCTGATCGGCCAGGCGGATCGAACCCGTGGCCAGGGTCATGGAGGTGAGTGCGAACGGCGGCCCGTCGGCCGAGGACCACTTCAGGCCGCTCTTCGTCGCGGTGGAGCGGTCGAGGCGGACCAGGACGGCCACCGGCCTGCCCTTCTTGGTGAACTGTTCGCCGAGTTGGCTGTCACCGAGGAAGGAGGAGATCTGCTGGGGGGTCTGCACGCTCCGGCCGACCGCCTTCACATGGCCGCGCAGTACCCCGTACTGCTGGGTCGGCACCGACTGCACGGTGAGGTCGACCGCGGCGTTCGCGGGGATGGTGGCCGCGCTCTCGGCGGGGACGTACACCGTCGCGTAGAGCGGGTCGTCGGCGTGGGCGACCTTCTCCACGGCGGCGACGTTCGCGCCGGTCGAGATGATCGCGCCGATGGTGGCGGCGAGCGCGGTGACGCGTCCCGCGGCGACCGTGCGGACGACGGTCGTACCGCCCTGGGCCGTACGGACCTTGAGCACCGGCGCGTTCGCGGGCAGCCGTTCGCCCTCCTGGGCGACGACCTCGGTGACCTGCCCCGCGACGGGGCTCTGCAGGATGTAACTGCCCTCGCCGTGGGTGAGGACGGCGGGCGCGCTCACGGTGGACGCCACCGTGCCCGTCACGGC is a window of Streptomyces sp. NBC_00271 DNA encoding:
- a CDS encoding HlyD family efflux transporter periplasmic adaptor subunit, with translation MQFRQQALAKLQSPEELDLPVRFARPQGWLALSVTVVVMAAASVWAVTGTVASTVSAPAVLTHGEGSYILQSPVAGQVTEVVAQEGERLPANAPVLKVRTAQGGTTVVRTVAAGRVTALAATIGAIISTGANVAAVEKVAHADDPLYATVYVPAESAATIPANAAVDLTVQSVPTQQYGVLRGHVKAVGRSVQTPQQISSFLGDSQLGEQFTKKGRPVAVLVRLDRSTATKSGLKWSSADGPPFALTSMTLATGSIRLADQRPVDWLLP